In Symmachiella dynata, the following are encoded in one genomic region:
- a CDS encoding sigma-54-dependent Fis family transcriptional regulator yields the protein MKLQQTPWFDRKDAGSTEWQFTLRLLESALRANHEDELLQNQLPDVASELQAQWVGLVRKTPQWELSAQFGHINLTELPFNDLDNALDGGVALFIAPPDGDEYWPLIGVPFTQPDLAGELLLFSGRDLRPEQVGSALMLGWGLGSAIAAVRRYQTSQRRSERLEAILKIASQLSHERETVPLLELIANEATRLLEADRASIFIWDKDHRQVIACPALGVEGGTLRLSDSAGIVGEVIQTGKSIQVDEAYRDARFDKKVDVESGYKTENLLCVPLLNGDGERIGAFEVINKLAGAFTAEDEESLTQLGIQAATALQSTQDREQLVRTQKQLTEQVTEGVRIVGESPAITALKDTIERLAATELPVLILGESGTGKEVVSQSLHYHGPRRDHPFVAVNCAALAETLLESELFGHEKGAFTDAHEARQGKFELAEGGTLFLDEIGDMTLGGQAKLLRVLEQKVITRVGGSQTIPINVRVVAATNANLSEAVRTKKFREDLYYRLGVVTLDLPPLRDRPEDVILLAEYFLSQFSVQAGRKRLKIAADARRRLQAHSWPGNIRELRNLMERVAFLAPGEKVEVSDLAFILSPDRSSMGQEEDPSDGTLADATKHFQQRFIRGAVKRVQGNMSEAARMLGLHRSNLYRKMRQLEMGEAEDAAD from the coding sequence ATGAAGCTGCAACAGACTCCTTGGTTTGACCGTAAAGATGCCGGCAGTACCGAGTGGCAATTTACGCTGCGTTTGTTGGAATCGGCGCTGCGGGCGAATCATGAAGACGAGTTGCTGCAAAACCAATTGCCTGATGTCGCCAGCGAATTGCAGGCCCAGTGGGTCGGGCTGGTCCGCAAGACTCCGCAATGGGAACTGTCGGCGCAATTTGGTCATATCAATCTCACCGAATTGCCGTTTAACGATTTGGACAACGCGCTGGACGGCGGGGTCGCCCTGTTCATTGCGCCGCCCGATGGCGACGAGTATTGGCCGCTGATCGGTGTCCCCTTTACTCAGCCCGACCTCGCGGGAGAGTTGTTGCTCTTTTCCGGCCGCGATCTCCGGCCCGAACAGGTCGGGTCGGCGTTGATGCTTGGTTGGGGGCTTGGCTCGGCCATTGCTGCCGTTCGCCGTTATCAGACCAGCCAGCGGCGGAGCGAACGTCTGGAAGCGATCCTGAAGATCGCCTCGCAACTCAGCCACGAACGAGAAACGGTTCCGCTGTTGGAACTGATCGCCAATGAGGCGACGCGGTTGTTAGAAGCCGACCGCGCCAGCATCTTCATCTGGGACAAGGATCACCGGCAGGTTATTGCGTGCCCCGCTTTGGGAGTTGAGGGGGGCACGCTACGGCTTTCCGACAGTGCGGGGATCGTCGGCGAAGTCATTCAAACCGGCAAGTCCATACAGGTCGACGAAGCGTATCGTGATGCGCGGTTTGACAAAAAGGTCGATGTCGAAAGCGGATACAAAACGGAAAACCTACTCTGCGTGCCGTTGCTCAACGGCGACGGCGAGCGGATCGGCGCTTTTGAGGTAATCAATAAGCTCGCCGGGGCATTCACCGCGGAAGACGAAGAAAGCCTGACGCAATTGGGCATTCAAGCGGCAACGGCTTTGCAGTCCACACAAGACCGTGAACAGTTGGTGCGAACGCAAAAACAACTCACTGAGCAGGTGACCGAGGGAGTGCGGATTGTCGGCGAAAGTCCGGCAATCACCGCACTCAAAGATACGATCGAGCGACTCGCCGCCACGGAGTTGCCCGTGCTCATTTTGGGTGAGAGTGGAACCGGGAAAGAGGTCGTCAGCCAATCCCTGCACTACCACGGACCACGGCGCGATCATCCGTTTGTCGCTGTCAACTGTGCCGCATTGGCAGAGACATTACTGGAAAGCGAATTGTTCGGCCATGAGAAAGGCGCCTTCACCGATGCACACGAAGCGCGGCAAGGCAAATTTGAATTGGCTGAGGGGGGCACGCTGTTTCTCGATGAAATTGGCGATATGACTCTAGGCGGACAAGCCAAGTTGCTGCGTGTACTGGAGCAAAAAGTCATTACCCGCGTGGGGGGATCGCAAACCATTCCGATCAACGTGCGCGTCGTGGCAGCGACCAACGCCAACCTTTCCGAAGCGGTTCGCACCAAGAAGTTTCGCGAAGATTTGTATTATCGGTTGGGGGTAGTGACTTTGGATCTCCCGCCGCTGCGCGATCGTCCCGAGGACGTGATTCTCTTGGCGGAGTATTTTCTGTCGCAATTCTCGGTACAAGCGGGACGCAAGCGTCTGAAAATCGCTGCCGATGCGCGGCGGCGACTGCAGGCACACTCCTGGCCCGGCAATATCCGTGAACTGCGCAATCTGATGGAGCGGGTTGCCTTTTTAGCGCCGGGCGAAAAGGTCGAAGTCTCCGATTTAGCATTCATCCTCAGCCCCGATCGTTCATCGATGGGTCAGGAAGAGGACCCGTCGGATGGCACGCTGGCCGATGCTACCAAGCACTTTCAACAACGCTTCATTCGCGGTGCTGTGAAACGGGTGCAAGGCAACATGAGCGAGGCGGCTCGCATGTTGGGACTGCATCGCTCGAACCTGTACCGCAAAATGCGGCAACTCGAAATGGGGGAAGCCGAGGATGCTGCGGATTAG
- a CDS encoding class I SAM-dependent methyltransferase, with product MTGKEKDARWYSEKFRGNAHKPEHYTAFRYYFLFAALVTRLAPDGDESVLDIGCGPGHLAGLLRDVGVTRYCGFDFSEARIEFAKSTYPDREFHVADIFETDLFETVDYNTVVCTEVLEHIERDHEVLSKIKPGTRFLGSVPSYDSAAHVRYFTNKSDVEDRYREHFARLRIDSLPHGVKGERIYVIDGIIM from the coding sequence ATGACGGGCAAGGAAAAGGATGCTCGCTGGTACAGCGAAAAGTTCCGAGGCAATGCGCACAAGCCGGAACACTATACGGCATTTCGCTACTACTTTTTGTTCGCCGCTTTAGTGACACGCTTGGCCCCGGATGGGGACGAATCGGTCCTCGATATTGGGTGCGGACCGGGGCATTTAGCAGGCTTGTTGCGCGACGTGGGCGTGACGCGGTACTGCGGTTTTGACTTCAGCGAAGCCCGCATCGAATTCGCTAAGTCGACCTATCCCGATCGCGAGTTTCATGTCGCGGACATTTTTGAAACCGACCTGTTCGAGACCGTCGACTACAATACCGTGGTTTGCACCGAAGTCCTGGAACACATCGAACGCGACCACGAAGTCTTGAGCAAGATCAAACCCGGTACGCGGTTCTTGGGGTCGGTCCCCAGTTACGACTCAGCCGCCCACGTCCGCTACTTTACCAACAAGTCGGACGTGGAAGACCGTTACCGTGAACATTTCGCCCGCTTGCGTATCGACTCGCTGCCCCACGGAGTCAAGGGAGAGCGAATCTACGTCATCGACGGCATCATCATGTGA
- a CDS encoding HAD family hydrolase, with the protein MSDFPAVIFDMDGVLVDSYDAHYESWQRLAAERGFEFTRAQFLTTFGRVSREVIVECGLLDDPTPEAVAEIDDAKELHFRDILREDFRAMDGARELIDALAAEGIPIAVGSSGPLENVDLVIDLLSKRDHLKAVVTARDVTRGKPHPEVFLKAAAGLEVEPGNCVVIEDAQAGIAAAHAASMVCIALVSAGHTDEELSAADQVVHSLRDLSPASIRDTFQQHIQ; encoded by the coding sequence ATGAGCGATTTCCCCGCAGTGATTTTTGACATGGACGGCGTCCTGGTTGATTCCTACGACGCGCACTATGAAAGTTGGCAACGCCTAGCGGCCGAACGGGGATTTGAGTTCACCCGGGCGCAATTCCTGACCACCTTCGGACGCGTTAGCCGTGAGGTGATTGTCGAGTGCGGTCTGCTGGACGATCCCACGCCCGAGGCGGTCGCCGAGATCGATGATGCCAAGGAACTGCATTTTCGTGACATTTTGCGCGAGGACTTTCGAGCGATGGACGGCGCCCGCGAATTGATCGACGCCCTCGCCGCTGAAGGGATTCCGATAGCCGTGGGGTCATCCGGTCCGCTAGAAAATGTCGATTTGGTGATTGACTTGCTTAGCAAAAGAGATCACCTTAAAGCCGTGGTGACGGCCCGCGACGTGACACGGGGCAAGCCGCATCCGGAAGTGTTTCTCAAAGCGGCCGCCGGTTTGGAAGTCGAACCAGGCAATTGCGTCGTTATCGAGGACGCACAGGCAGGGATCGCCGCCGCACACGCCGCTTCAATGGTCTGCATTGCCCTGGTCAGTGCTGGGCATACGGACGAGGAATTGTCAGCCGCCGATCAGGTGGTGCATTCGTTGCGGGACCTTTCGCCGGCCAGCATTCGCGACACATTTCAACAACATATCCAGTGA
- a CDS encoding glucose 1-dehydrogenase yields the protein MTEPTNNLFDLTDKVALITGSSRGIGLAMASGLAQSGAKVVLCGRKQEGIDEAVKTIRDHGGEATGIPAHMGRAEDLQALVDHAVETFGGIDILVNNAATNPVFGPLLDNDDAAFDKIMEVNVKGPLNLAKLVHPIMVSRGGGSIINVSSIGGLRPEPMLGLYSMSKAALISLTKVMAAEWGGDSVRVNVLCPGLIQTQFSQALWSNEKILNSVVGKLPLKRIAQPEELVGMTVYLASAASSYCTGSVMTVDGGHTI from the coding sequence ATGACCGAACCGACCAACAACCTATTTGATTTGACCGACAAGGTGGCCTTGATCACTGGTTCCAGCCGGGGGATTGGATTGGCGATGGCCAGCGGCTTGGCGCAGTCCGGCGCCAAAGTGGTGCTCTGCGGCCGAAAACAAGAGGGGATCGACGAGGCGGTCAAAACCATTCGCGACCACGGCGGCGAAGCAACCGGCATTCCGGCGCATATGGGACGCGCTGAAGATCTACAGGCATTGGTCGACCATGCGGTCGAGACGTTTGGCGGTATCGATATTCTTGTCAATAACGCAGCAACGAATCCAGTCTTCGGCCCGCTCTTGGACAATGATGACGCCGCCTTTGATAAGATTATGGAGGTCAACGTCAAGGGGCCGCTGAATCTCGCCAAACTGGTGCACCCGATCATGGTCTCGCGCGGCGGCGGGTCGATCATTAATGTCAGCAGCATTGGCGGACTTCGCCCCGAACCGATGCTAGGGCTGTACAGCATGAGCAAAGCGGCCCTGATCAGTTTGACCAAAGTCATGGCGGCCGAATGGGGAGGCGATTCCGTCCGCGTTAATGTGCTCTGCCCGGGCCTGATTCAAACACAGTTCAGCCAAGCGCTGTGGTCAAACGAAAAGATCCTCAACAGTGTCGTCGGCAAACTGCCACTCAAGCGGATTGCCCAGCCGGAGGAACTGGTGGGAATGACGGTGTATTTGGCGTCAGCGGCGTCGAGTTACTGCACCGGTTCGGTGATGACGGTCGACGGTGGACACACGATCTGA
- a CDS encoding thiazole synthase → MSTELPSDSPLVLGSHEFTSRLIVGTGKYATFELMRECLEASAADVITVAVRRERLVDAEGRNILDFIDLERYTILPNTAGCFNAEDAVRTARMGREILTGLENPGADWVKLEVLGDAKTLLPDPMATLAATEQLVSEGFQVLVYTTDDPITARRLKDAGATSVMPAGSPIGSGQGVLNPNNIRICLEYLKEGDPDYPVIVDAGVGAASDVSGAMELGCDGVLLNTAIAGANDPLMMAHAMREATRAGRWSYRAGRIPRKLYATASSPEADFARR, encoded by the coding sequence ATGTCTACCGAACTTCCAAGCGATTCTCCGCTCGTCCTGGGCTCCCACGAATTCACGTCGCGGTTAATCGTCGGGACGGGGAAGTACGCCACCTTTGAATTGATGCGGGAATGCCTGGAAGCCAGCGCGGCCGACGTGATCACTGTCGCTGTGCGGCGCGAACGGTTGGTGGATGCGGAAGGGCGGAACATTCTGGATTTCATCGACCTGGAGCGGTATACGATTTTGCCGAATACCGCTGGGTGCTTTAATGCCGAAGATGCTGTGCGGACCGCGCGGATGGGGCGGGAAATTCTCACCGGCCTGGAAAATCCTGGTGCGGATTGGGTGAAGCTTGAAGTCTTGGGCGACGCAAAAACGTTGTTGCCCGATCCGATGGCAACATTAGCGGCCACCGAGCAGTTGGTGAGCGAGGGGTTTCAGGTCTTGGTCTATACGACGGACGATCCCATCACCGCGCGGCGTTTGAAGGACGCGGGAGCGACCTCGGTTATGCCGGCCGGTAGTCCCATTGGCAGCGGGCAGGGGGTTTTGAATCCCAACAATATTCGGATCTGTTTGGAGTACCTCAAAGAGGGCGATCCGGATTATCCAGTGATCGTCGATGCCGGTGTTGGCGCCGCGAGCGACGTCAGCGGGGCGATGGAATTGGGATGCGACGGGGTTTTGCTGAACACAGCCATCGCCGGTGCCAACGATCCACTGATGATGGCGCATGCCATGCGAGAGGCGACGCGGGCCGGGCGTTGGTCCTATCGCGCCGGACGCATCCCGCGGAAATTGTATGCGACCGCCTCCAGCCCGGAAGCAGATTTCGCGCGGCGTTGA
- the thiS gene encoding sulfur carrier protein ThiS codes for MEISINGETREIAAGITVADLLRELELQPKYLAVERNLQLIPRGDHATCTLEPNDQLEIVTLVGGG; via the coding sequence GTGGAAATTAGCATCAATGGCGAAACGCGTGAAATCGCCGCCGGGATCACGGTTGCGGACCTGTTACGCGAATTGGAATTACAGCCGAAGTATCTGGCTGTGGAACGCAACCTGCAACTCATCCCCCGCGGCGATCACGCAACCTGCACGCTTGAGCCGAACGATCAACTAGAAATCGTCACCCTCGTCGGCGGAGGATGA
- a CDS encoding phosphoesterase — MTSTTVEQILVVPTSLFREIGYFEGLSTNLQPYLETLLDPIHTSYQPRDVMEADPEFKQLIPYCIFQHAGEIFYYTRGGGQGEKRLHAKRSIGVGGHVSSVDENQADSPYLEGMRREIEEEVHVEAPYTDRCVGMLNDDSNDVGKVHLGIVHVFDLEEPKIRPREKDMLETGFASPEQLLAEIDQFETWSQICLKALFS; from the coding sequence ATGACCAGTACAACTGTCGAACAAATTCTGGTGGTTCCCACGTCGTTGTTTCGCGAAATCGGATATTTCGAGGGACTCTCCACCAACCTTCAGCCGTATTTGGAAACGTTGCTCGACCCGATTCACACCAGCTATCAGCCGCGGGATGTGATGGAAGCGGACCCGGAATTTAAGCAGTTGATTCCGTACTGCATTTTCCAGCATGCGGGGGAGATTTTTTACTACACCCGTGGCGGCGGACAGGGGGAGAAGCGGTTGCACGCCAAACGCTCCATCGGCGTCGGCGGGCATGTTTCTTCCGTCGATGAAAACCAAGCGGATTCGCCTTACCTGGAAGGGATGCGGCGGGAGATTGAGGAAGAGGTGCATGTCGAGGCCCCCTATACGGATCGTTGTGTGGGCATGCTCAACGATGACAGCAACGATGTCGGCAAAGTCCACCTGGGAATCGTGCACGTTTTTGACCTCGAAGAACCAAAAATCCGCCCGCGTGAAAAAGACATGCTGGAAACCGGTTTCGCCTCACCGGAACAACTGTTGGCGGAGATTGATCAATTCGAGACCTGGTCCCAAATCTGTCTCAAAGCACTGTTTTCGTAG
- a CDS encoding thioredoxin family protein has product MDRRPLAKFCLALLVCLTATTAVTAADKAAAKKVDWQPNLTAAHKQSLKTGKPILLVFGADWCFFCHKLERETLNEANMAKFINSNFIAVKLDLEKDEEAAKILKVKSLPATIVVNSDADMLANIVGYQKSESYAKNLRTALRMHQKLRQVSAEKTTTTK; this is encoded by the coding sequence ATGGATCGACGCCCACTGGCCAAATTCTGTTTGGCACTACTCGTCTGCTTGACCGCGACCACCGCCGTTACAGCCGCTGATAAAGCAGCGGCCAAAAAAGTGGATTGGCAACCCAACCTCACGGCAGCGCACAAGCAATCTCTCAAAACCGGCAAACCGATCCTGTTGGTCTTCGGTGCCGATTGGTGTTTCTTCTGCCACAAGTTGGAACGAGAGACGCTGAACGAAGCCAATATGGCGAAGTTCATCAACAGCAACTTTATCGCGGTGAAGCTGGATCTGGAAAAGGACGAGGAGGCCGCTAAAATCCTCAAGGTGAAATCGCTGCCGGCAACAATCGTCGTCAATTCCGACGCCGATATGCTGGCCAACATCGTCGGCTACCAAAAATCGGAAAGCTATGCGAAAAACTTGCGGACCGCCTTGCGCATGCACCAAAAACTGCGACAAGTCTCCGCTGAAAAAACGACGACAACGAAATAG
- a CDS encoding sigma-54-dependent transcriptional regulator has product MKKLPAILIVEDEVVIRTTLSEFLTSEGFDVAEAANVGEALALAQQRDFQVALCDVQLPDGDGIALLRRLQQLDPNLFVLVITSYATVENAVEAFHAGAADYLVKPVLFEDLRHKIDRLFRFRQLYVENQALRRELSRQDSFGEIVGSSIPIREAQASIRKIAVTRSNVLLEGESGTGKELFARAIHRAGPNASERFLAANCATMPVELLESQLFGHRKGAFAGAESDQQGVFHHAGEGTVFLDDVAQLPLGTQAKLLRVIEHQEVVPLGGVEPQSISARIVASTTRDLAQEVSEGRFQEDLFYRLNGVKMRIPPLHERLDDIPELVDSFLGKHTAKMGKRVSGVDSETMRLLMSARWKGNVRQLDNAIERAVIMCEGTQIRPQDLPPDLLGVGQLLPATDDLRSAREHYERLHISRVLRQCPDKREAAKRLRLGLSSLYRKIEDLGIEV; this is encoded by the coding sequence GTGAAAAAATTACCCGCAATTTTGATCGTCGAAGACGAGGTCGTGATTCGCACGACACTCAGCGAGTTTCTCACCAGCGAAGGATTCGACGTAGCTGAGGCGGCCAACGTCGGCGAGGCACTCGCCCTGGCGCAGCAACGCGACTTTCAAGTGGCGCTGTGCGACGTGCAGCTCCCCGACGGCGACGGCATCGCGTTGCTCAGGCGGTTGCAACAACTCGATCCCAACCTGTTTGTGCTGGTGATCACCTCTTACGCCACCGTCGAAAATGCGGTCGAGGCGTTTCACGCCGGGGCAGCCGACTACCTCGTCAAACCGGTCTTATTCGAGGACTTGCGTCACAAAATCGACCGGCTGTTTCGGTTCAGGCAGTTGTACGTTGAGAACCAAGCCTTGCGCCGCGAATTATCACGGCAAGACTCCTTTGGCGAAATCGTCGGCAGCAGCATCCCCATCCGCGAAGCCCAGGCATCAATCCGTAAAATCGCGGTCACGCGCTCCAACGTGCTGTTGGAGGGAGAAAGCGGCACGGGTAAGGAACTCTTTGCCCGCGCCATCCATCGCGCCGGACCGAATGCCTCGGAACGTTTCCTGGCTGCCAACTGCGCAACCATGCCGGTTGAGTTGCTGGAAAGCCAACTCTTCGGCCATCGCAAAGGCGCCTTTGCCGGAGCGGAGTCCGACCAACAAGGCGTGTTCCACCACGCCGGCGAAGGGACCGTCTTTCTCGATGATGTCGCCCAACTTCCTTTAGGGACGCAGGCCAAATTGTTGCGCGTGATCGAACATCAAGAAGTCGTTCCGCTCGGCGGCGTCGAACCGCAATCCATCTCCGCCCGCATCGTCGCTTCCACAACCCGCGACTTGGCCCAGGAAGTTTCCGAGGGGCGCTTTCAGGAAGATTTGTTCTACCGACTCAATGGCGTAAAAATGCGGATCCCGCCGCTCCACGAACGCCTGGACGATATCCCCGAACTGGTCGATTCGTTTCTCGGCAAACATACGGCCAAAATGGGCAAACGGGTCAGCGGCGTCGACAGCGAAACCATGCGGCTACTGATGTCGGCCCGCTGGAAAGGCAATGTCCGGCAACTCGACAACGCCATCGAACGAGCCGTGATCATGTGCGAAGGGACCCAAATCCGCCCGCAGGACCTGCCGCCGGATCTCTTGGGCGTGGGCCAACTATTGCCCGCCACCGACGACCTCCGCTCGGCCCGCGAACACTACGAACGCCTCCACATCTCCCGAGTCCTACGCCAATGCCCCGACAAACGCGAAGCCGCCAAACGACTGCGGCTGGGACTGTCGAGCTTGTATCGCAAGATTGAGGATTTGGGGATTGAGGTTTAG